The Chitinophagales bacterium genome has a segment encoding these proteins:
- a CDS encoding DegT/DnrJ/EryC1/StrS family aminotransferase, which produces ITKCLQQGQFIGGEQVLSFEKQLSSHFNINHIISCGNGTDALQLALMALNLPRGSKIMVPAFSFIAPIEVIAFLGCIPVFYDVHLSTYNADINTIKATYTNDVKAIILVHLFGENCLTEEIQQFADEKNIPIIEDNAQSLGSHNNLSNNKNTITTSFFPTKNLACFGDGGAVLTNDEAIANQIRTIAKHGQADKKYYHGVVGVNSRLDTIQASILSVQLNYLDENIALRRKKALQYINGLKENNNIQLPVFTTTHSFNQFVIRVKGNKRYKLKLFLKEQGIETNIYYPIPAYQQKAYFEDIVLNNTAVLCNEVLALPIYPTLKEESISYICDNINKFFN; this is translated from the coding sequence CAATAACAAAATGCTTACAACAAGGACAGTTTATTGGTGGTGAACAAGTACTTAGTTTTGAAAAACAACTTAGCAGTCACTTTAATATTAATCATATAATTTCTTGTGGAAATGGTACTGATGCGTTGCAATTGGCATTAATGGCACTTAATTTACCTAGAGGAAGTAAAATTATGGTTCCTGCTTTTTCGTTTATTGCACCAATAGAAGTTATTGCTTTTTTAGGTTGTATTCCTGTTTTTTATGATGTTCACCTTTCAACATATAATGCAGATATTAATACAATAAAGGCAACTTATACAAATGATGTTAAAGCAATTATTCTAGTACACTTATTTGGCGAAAATTGTCTAACAGAAGAAATTCAACAATTTGCTGATGAAAAAAATATTCCAATTATAGAAGATAATGCTCAATCTTTAGGAAGCCATAATAATTTATCAAACAATAAGAATACAATTACAACTTCTTTTTTTCCTACGAAAAATTTAGCTTGTTTTGGCGATGGTGGAGCTGTTTTGACGAATGATGAAGCAATAGCAAATCAAATCAGAACTATTGCTAAACATGGACAAGCAGATAAAAAATACTATCATGGCGTTGTTGGTGTTAATTCGAGATTAGATACTATACAAGCAAGTATTTTAAGTGTTCAATTAAATTATTTAGATGAAAATATTGCATTAAGACGAAAAAAGGCACTACAATATATCAATGGATTAAAAGAGAACAACAATATTCAATTACCTGTTTTTACTACAACACATTCCTTTAACCAATTTGTAATTCGAGTTAAAGGAAATAAAAGATACAAATTAAAACTCTTTTTGAAAGAGCAAGGCATAGAAACTAATATTTATTATCCAATTCCAGCATATCAACAAAAAGCATATTTTGAAGACATTGTTTTAAACAATACAGCAGTATTATGCAACGAAGTTTTAGCTTTGCCAATATATCCAACATTAAAAGAAGAATCAATATCGTATATTTGCGATAATATAAATAAATTTTTTAATTAA
- a CDS encoding N-acetyltransferase: protein MVFIHDTSIVDKSSKIGDNTRIWHFCHIMHNVIIGNNVIVGQNCFIANDVHIGNGVKIQNNVSIYKGVIIENNVFVGPSVVFTNVINPRAFIERKEAYQTTLVKKGASIGANATIICSNTIGNYAMIGAGSVVTKTVKDYALVVGNPAKQIAWVSKAGNTLQFNEQQIAYCDESKEHYQIVDNNLVVLQE, encoded by the coding sequence ATGGTTTTTATTCACGATACAAGTATAGTAGATAAATCAAGTAAAATTGGAGACAATACTAGAATTTGGCACTTCTGTCATATTATGCATAATGTTATTATTGGCAATAATGTTATTGTTGGACAAAATTGTTTTATAGCAAATGATGTACATATTGGCAATGGTGTAAAAATTCAAAATAATGTATCGATTTATAAAGGCGTTATCATAGAAAACAATGTTTTTGTTGGTCCATCTGTTGTGTTTACTAATGTTATCAATCCAAGAGCTTTTATTGAAAGAAAAGAAGCCTACCAAACAACGCTAGTAAAAAAAGGAGCAAGTATTGGTGCTAATGCTACCATTATTTGTAGTAATACAATTGGTAATTATGCGATGATTGGTGCAGGAAGTGTAGTTACTAAAACAGTGAAAGACTATGCTTTGGTTGTTGGCAATCCTGCGAAACAAATTGCTTGGGTAAGCAAAGCTGGCAATACGCTACAATTTAACGAACAACAGATTGCTTATTGTGATGAGAGCAAAGAACACTATCAAATAGTTGATAATAATTTGGTAGTTTTACAAGAATGA
- a CDS encoding Gfo/Idh/MocA family oxidoreductase, with amino-acid sequence MKKQFAIIGVAGYIAPKHLQAIYDVDGELIAACDCNDSVGVLDKYFPETTFFLNETEFFAFIKNKVDFVVVCTPNYLHEQHIIESFKIGADVICEKPLTTKIHRINTIKEAESKYNHRVFTILQLRLDETLQNIQQEIANSNDYYTVDLNYFTPRGDWYQKSWKGDIEKSGGILYNIGIHFFDLLFWFFGELKQHQIEKITTTEAIGVFEFERATINWHLSIDKHKSATRSLTINNADYLFTNEFHQLHTKSYKAILSNNGFGIDTVKKSIAIIEAIQNQ; translated from the coding sequence ATGAAGAAGCAGTTTGCCATTATAGGTGTTGCAGGATATATTGCTCCAAAACATTTACAAGCAATTTACGATGTTGATGGCGAATTAATTGCTGCTTGCGATTGCAATGATTCCGTTGGTGTTTTAGACAAGTACTTTCCAGAAACTACTTTCTTTTTAAATGAAACCGAATTTTTTGCTTTCATTAAAAATAAGGTTGATTTTGTAGTAGTTTGTACACCAAATTATTTACACGAACAACACATTATAGAAAGTTTTAAAATTGGTGCTGATGTTATTTGCGAAAAACCATTAACAACTAAGATTCATCGTATAAATACGATTAAAGAAGCTGAGAGTAAATATAATCATCGTGTTTTTACGATATTGCAATTGCGATTAGATGAAACTCTACAAAACATTCAACAAGAAATAGCAAACAGTAATGATTATTATACTGTTGATTTAAACTATTTTACACCAAGAGGCGATTGGTATCAAAAAAGTTGGAAAGGAGACATCGAAAAATCTGGAGGTATTTTATACAATATTGGCATACATTTTTTTGATTTATTGTTTTGGTTTTTTGGTGAATTAAAACAACATCAAATAGAAAAAATAACAACGACAGAAGCTATTGGCGTTTTTGAATTTGAAAGAGCAACAATAAATTGGCATTTAAGTATTGACAAGCATAAGTCTGCAACTAGAAGTTTAACAATAAACAATGCGGACTATTTATTTACGAATGAATTTCATCAATTACATACCAAAAGCTATAAAGCCATTTTATCTAATAATGGTTTTGGTATTGATACGGTAAAGAAATCAATAGCAATAATTGAAGCTATTCAAAATCAATGA
- a CDS encoding PKD domain-containing protein, whose amino-acid sequence MSKFKVACFIFFFCLLQDVVAIEILNPHSNATYYDESFLTFEWESTVVNQEKYQVQIDNDTLFLSPIINISTTSINYTFNFPSFGDFYIRVRPIHSNNWSQTVHVKYININPNLNIWFRSDTGVLTNNGVVNSWTDFKNNSLIATQNNTNRRPKFIMNDPKLNNKSVLTFNIDNTTNQAKEYLDFNSLKTFDSFTVISVYRYLDNNTVVSQFVVGGNNAYGFFCERDFNNVGFGILENGNRISSGKNDIDTSFFTISTCSNRTLYKNGLKIESSGSITNPINFGRIGSRIDNLTLFFQGYLSEFLIYDTILQDEMVSNISHYLFTKYAPPVNLGSDIVFGSTFSDNYTLDASNRFIKYLWSTGDTTQTIQVQSCGTYSVTTTDVFGRTSTDEIQVYPYNRLNNDTLYICDGDSITIYLNANNSLNKIWSNGSTLDSIVIKNEGTYTVSITDVNNKTIIDTITVLFDKITLSNLPNNQTLNGCLFENINLTNSVGFDSILWSDNSTNTSYSITTNEFVKVYAKSYIGCVYQDSFNINIIGQKPSVDFNIPNTLCIDQPINFEDYSFAAPGDFITNWDWQFGNGNTSNQTNAVATYNNTQSYNVQLKVTTDKTCSDSITKTIQINPKPAPNFYNLLSCSGNPTSFIDASSPNADSLSSWNWNFNNLGTSTQQNPTFVFPSVGTYQTNLTVTNSNGCYNTISKPTVVNPSPDANFNFEASCEQTPITLTNTSTMSNPFVITQWLWSFGDGNQNNTNFNVSHTYQTQGSYTAKLMVIANNQCRDTVVKTIPIYDNPSVDFNISPTQCVGADIQFTDNSSTTDGSQMNTWNWYFAGQATSNQQNPTYSFNNQGNYTIQLSASTQYGCTGTKFKTISVVDKPEVDFSFSPSYGLPPLNVSFTNLSPNTSSFVWDYGDGSTTYNGYNSPNHIYNSLGSYPIKLTAINTIGCTDSVVKYVLVDQANIDGVMVSVNIVQNGSYYQVYVSVLNNSNINIYELGLTIQLGNGSIIREIWTGNLNPGETINYPFTGQIYYNPNYDVPVICASIESVNINAVETNIDNNTNCKEITIGDFNVLSIYPNPTYGNTKFGVMLPEDGVVTIKIVDYLGKIYSQQTFNGTAGYNIFSYDLFPLGSAVYVASIEYDGITKYHKIMRIDH is encoded by the coding sequence TATACATTTAATTTTCCTTCCTTTGGTGATTTTTATATTAGAGTAAGACCTATTCATTCAAATAATTGGAGCCAAACTGTACATGTAAAGTATATTAATATTAATCCTAATTTAAATATATGGTTCAGGTCTGATACTGGTGTTCTCACTAACAATGGAGTGGTAAATTCTTGGACAGACTTTAAAAACAATAGTTTGATTGCAACCCAAAACAATACAAATAGGCGACCAAAATTTATAATGAATGATCCAAAACTAAATAATAAATCTGTATTGACCTTTAACATAGATAATACAACCAACCAAGCAAAAGAATATTTAGATTTTAATAGTTTAAAAACATTTGACTCATTTACAGTAATAAGCGTATATAGATATTTAGATAATAATACTGTTGTTTCTCAATTTGTTGTAGGAGGTAATAATGCATATGGGTTTTTTTGTGAAAGAGATTTTAATAATGTTGGTTTTGGTATACTAGAAAATGGGAATAGAATTTCTAGTGGTAAAAATGATATTGACACTTCTTTTTTTACTATATCTACTTGTAGTAATAGAACTTTATATAAAAATGGTTTAAAAATTGAAAGTTCTGGAAGTATAACAAATCCAATTAATTTTGGAAGAATTGGATCGCGGATAGATAATTTGACCTTATTCTTTCAAGGATATTTATCTGAGTTTTTAATTTATGATACTATTTTACAAGATGAAATGGTTTCAAATATTAGTCATTACCTCTTTACCAAATATGCACCGCCAGTTAATCTTGGTTCAGACATTGTTTTTGGATCAACTTTTTCAGACAATTATACTTTAGATGCTTCTAATCGATTTATAAAATATCTTTGGTCTACTGGAGATACAACACAAACCATTCAAGTACAAAGTTGTGGTACATATTCTGTTACTACAACGGATGTCTTTGGTAGAACAAGTACAGACGAAATACAAGTATATCCTTACAATAGATTAAATAATGATACGCTTTATATTTGTGATGGTGATTCTATAACCATTTACTTAAATGCAAATAATAGTTTAAATAAAATATGGTCTAATGGTAGTACACTAGATTCTATTGTTATTAAAAACGAAGGCACTTATACCGTTTCTATTACTGATGTTAATAACAAAACTATAATTGACACAATAACGGTATTGTTTGATAAAATTACACTTAGTAACCTGCCAAATAACCAAACGCTTAATGGTTGTTTGTTTGAAAATATTAATTTAACCAACAGCGTTGGTTTTGATTCTATTTTATGGTCAGATAATTCAACAAATACAAGCTATTCAATTACCACAAACGAATTTGTTAAAGTTTATGCTAAATCATATATTGGTTGTGTTTATCAAGATTCTTTCAACATCAACATCATCGGTCAAAAACCTTCGGTTGATTTTAATATTCCTAACACATTATGTATAGACCAACCTATCAATTTTGAAGATTATTCTTTTGCTGCTCCTGGCGATTTTATTACCAATTGGGATTGGCAATTTGGCAATGGAAATACTTCAAATCAAACGAATGCTGTTGCTACTTATAACAATACACAAAGTTACAATGTTCAACTTAAAGTGACTACAGATAAAACTTGTTCAGACTCTATCACAAAAACCATTCAAATTAATCCAAAGCCAGCACCTAATTTTTATAACTTATTAAGTTGTTCTGGAAATCCAACTTCTTTCATAGATGCATCATCACCAAACGCTGATAGCTTAAGTAGCTGGAATTGGAATTTTAATAATTTAGGCACATCTACACAACAAAATCCTACATTTGTATTTCCAAGTGTTGGAACATATCAAACAAATTTAACAGTAACAAATTCTAATGGTTGCTACAATACAATTAGTAAACCAACGGTGGTTAATCCTTCTCCAGATGCCAATTTTAATTTTGAGGCAAGTTGCGAACAAACTCCAATTACTTTAACAAATACCTCCACAATGTCTAATCCATTTGTAATAACACAATGGTTATGGTCTTTTGGTGATGGCAATCAAAACAATACAAACTTTAATGTTTCGCATACTTATCAAACGCAAGGCAGCTATACCGCAAAACTCATGGTGATTGCTAACAACCAGTGTAGAGATACCGTAGTAAAAACAATTCCTATTTATGATAATCCAAGTGTAGATTTTAATATATCACCTACTCAGTGCGTTGGTGCTGATATTCAATTCACAGATAATTCTTCTACTACTGACGGAAGTCAAATGAATACTTGGAATTGGTATTTTGCAGGTCAAGCTACCTCTAATCAACAAAATCCAACTTATTCCTTCAATAATCAAGGCAACTATACTATTCAGTTAAGTGCAAGCACACAATATGGTTGTACTGGAACTAAGTTTAAAACTATCTCGGTAGTCGATAAACCAGAAGTCGATTTTTCTTTTTCTCCAAGTTACGGATTGCCTCCTTTAAATGTTTCGTTTACTAACTTATCGCCAAATACTTCTTCTTTTGTTTGGGATTATGGTGATGGCAGTACAACTTATAATGGATATAATTCGCCAAACCATATATATAATTCACTAGGTAGTTATCCAATAAAACTGACAGCAATAAATACAATAGGTTGTACAGATTCTGTTGTAAAATATGTCTTGGTCGATCAAGCAAATATAGATGGTGTAATGGTAAGTGTAAATATTGTCCAAAATGGTAGCTATTATCAAGTATATGTATCTGTATTAAATAATAGTAATATTAATATTTATGAACTTGGATTAACCATTCAATTGGGTAATGGCTCTATTATTAGAGAAATTTGGACTGGCAACTTAAATCCAGGTGAAACTATAAACTATCCATTTACTGGACAAATATATTATAATCCAAACTATGATGTGCCTGTTATTTGTGCAAGCATTGAATCTGTAAATATTAATGCTGTTGAAACGAATATAGACAATAATACTAATTGCAAGGAAATTACGATTGGCGATTTTAATGTGCTATCTATTTATCCAAATCCAACATATGGCAATACAAAATTTGGAGTGATGTTACCAGAAGATGGAGTTGTTACAATCAAGATTGTAGATTATTTAGGAAAAATATATTCACAACAAACATTTAATGGTACTGCTGGTTATAATATTTTCTCTTATGATTTGTTTCCTTTAGGAAGTGCTGTTTATGTTGCTTCAATAGAATATGATGGAATTACCAAATATCATAAAATAATGAGAATAGATCATTGA